The following coding sequences are from one Sesamum indicum cultivar Zhongzhi No. 13 linkage group LG11, S_indicum_v1.0, whole genome shotgun sequence window:
- the LOC110012826 gene encoding uncharacterized protein LOC110012826, translated as MVVTVRLFLALAATKNWPLHHFDVNNAFLHGTLDEEIYMDAPDGYKIPINKVCKLKKSLDNLDFIALLVYVDDILVTASTEDLIQQVKAYLHELFTIKDFGNATYFPGLEIARSQEGLIVTQNKYISDIIKGTGLEKGRIPVTPLPTGLKLSPGTGGKLKDPAVYRRLIGRLLYLGFTRPDICYAAQQLSQHLQQASQQYLEAAMHLVRYLKANPSSGPFFPSSNNLKLKAYCDANCGTCQTIRKSLTEFCIFLGYSLISWKTKKQTTVARSSAEAEYRSMASTTCEVTWIMYLLNHLGIPVVKPIPFFCENRVAIQIATNLVFHERTKHLEIDCHIVRNKYKDGTILPIYVVSKQQVADIFTKNLTSSSFTFRRSKLGLVVVNPNLTCGGSVEARNHLAATEIKD; from the exons ATGGTAGTCACTGTAAGACTCTTCCTAGCCTTGGCTGCAACTAAAAATTGGCCTTTACACCACTTTGATGTTAATAATGCCTTCCTCCATGGCACATTagatgaagaaatttatatggatGCTCCTGATGGATATAAAATTCCAATAAACAAAGTCTGCAAGTTGAAGAAATCCTT GGATAATCTGGATTTCATTGCACTCTTagtgtatgttgatgacattCTTGTCACAGCATCCACTGAAGATTTGATTCAACAAGTTAAGGCATATCTTCATGAGCTTTTTACTATAAAAGATTTCGGAAATGCTACCTACTTCCCAGGCCTAGAGATTGCAAGATCTCAAGAGGGTCTGATTGTTACCCAAAACAAGTACATCTCTGATATAATAAAAGGCACAGGCCTTGAAAAAGGCAGAATTCCTGTCACTCCTTTACCTACAGGTCTTAAGCTTAGTCCAGGAACAGGAGGAAAACTTAAGGATCCTGCTGTCTACAGAAGGTTGATAGGCAGATTGCTTTATCTTGGGTTCACCAGACCTGATATCTGCTATGCAGCTCAACAATTGAGCCAACATCTTCAACAAGCTAGCCAACAATATCTTGAAGCTGCAATGCACCTGGTGAGGTATTTAAAGGCCAATCCCTCATCAGGTCCATTCTTCCCCTCCAGCAACAATCTTAAGCTGAAGGCATATTGCGATGCAAACTGCGGGACTTGTCAGACAATAAGAAAATCTTTAACCGAGTTTTGTATATTCTTGGGTTATAGCCTCATCTCttggaagaccaagaaacaGACAACTGTGGCTAGATCATCTGCAGAGGCAGAATACAGGAGTATGGCCTCTACTACATGTGAGGTGACTTGGATAATGTATCTACTCAATCATTTAGGAATTCCAGTAGTAAAGCCTATTCCTTTTTTCTGTGAGAACAGGGTTGCAATACAAATTGCAACCAATCTGGTTTTCCACGAAAGAACTAAGCATCTTGAAATTGATTGTCATATAGTGAGGAACAAGTACAAAGATGGCACAATTCTACCAATATATGTTGTGTCCAAACAGCAGGTAGCTGACATTTTCACAAAGAATCTGACTAGTTCTAGTTTTACTTTCCGAAGGTCCAAGTTAGGCTTGGTTGTTGTCAACCCAAACTTAACTTGTGGGGGGAGTGTTGAAGCAAGAAATCATCTTGCAGCTACAGAAATTAAAGACTGA
- the LOC105173189 gene encoding homeobox-leucine zipper protein ANTHOCYANINLESS 2 isoform X1 gives MNFGDFLDHNNSCGGGGARIVADLPYSNSSSNNNTIGTNPSGNINSNNDMPTGAIAQPRLVPQPLSTKPMFNSPGLSLALQQTSMEGQGEMARMGENYETSNVGGRRSRDEEHESRSGSDNMEGASGDDQDASDKPPRKKRYHRHTPQQIQELEALFKECPHPDEKQRLELSKRLCLETRQVKFWFQNRRTQMKTQLERHENSILRQENDKLRAENMSMREAMRNPICTNCGGPAMIGEISLEEQHLRIENARLKDELDRVCALAGKFLGRPVSSLAAPPMPNSSLELGVGSNGFGGGLNTVIPTTLPLGPTDYGSSLPVMPPTKATMNIAPIERSLERSMYLELALAAMDELVKMAQTDEALWLRSFEGGREILNHEEYVRTFSTPCIGMKPNGFVTEASRETGMVIINSLALVETLMDSNKWAEMFPCIIARTATTDVISNGMGGTRNGALQLMHAELQVLSPLVPVREVNFLRFCKQHAEGVWAVVDVSIDTIRETSGGSPTYPNCRRLPSGCVVQDMPNGYSKVTWVEHAEYDESVVHHLYRSLISAGMGFGAQRWVATLQRQCECLAILMSSNVPTRDHTAITAGGRRSMLKLAQRMTNNFFAGVCASTVHKWNKLRTENVDEDVRVMTRKSVDDPGEPPGIVLSAATSVWLPVTPQRLFDFLRNEHLRSEWDILSNGGPMQEMAHIAKGQDHGNCVSLLRASAMNANQSSMLILQETCIDAAGSLVVYAPVDIPAMHVVMNGGDSAYVALLPSGFAIVPDGPGSRGGDDGPTSNGGPGHRVSGSLLTVAFQILVNSLPTAKLTVESVETVNNLISCTVQKIKAALQCES, from the exons atgaattttggGGATTTTCTTGATCATAACAATTCTTGTGGTGGTGGGGGTGCAAGAATTGTTGCCGACTTACCTTATAGCAACAGCAGCAGTAATAATAACACAATTGGTACAAATCCCAGTGGAAATATCAACAGCAACAACGATATGCCCACTGGTGCAATTGCTCAACCTCGCCTTGTTCCTCAGCCTCTCTCTACCAAGCCCATGTTCAACTCACCTGGCCTTTCTCTCGCTCTT CAGCAAACGAGTATGGAGGGGCAAGGAGAGATGGCAAGAATGGGGGAGAATTACGAGACAAGTAATGTTGGTGGAAGAAGAAGCAGAGATGAAGAGCATGAGAGCAGATCTGGGAGTGATAACATGGAGGGTGCCTCTGGAGATGATCAAGATGCTTCAGATAAGCCTCCGAGGAAGAAAAGATACCACCGACACACCCCTCAGCAAATCCAAGAACTCGAAGC TCTGTTCAAAGAATGTCCCCATCCTGATGAAAAGCAAAGGTTAGAGCTCAGCAAGAGGCTATGCCTGGAGACTAGACAAGTCAAGTTCTGGTTTCAGAATAGAAGAACTCAGATGAAG ACACAACTCGAACGCCACGAGAACTCGATTCTCAGGCAAGAAAACGACAAGCTCCGAGCCGAAAACATGTCGATGAGGGAGGCCATGAGGAATCCCATCTGCACCAACTGCGGCGGCCCAGCCATGATCGGAGAAATATCCCTTGAGGAGCAACACCTCAGAATCGAGAACGCGAGGCTAAAAGACGAACTTGATCGTGTTTGTGCGCTTGCCGGCAAGTTTTTAGGCCGCCCCGTCTCGTCTTTGGCAGCCCCTCCGATGCCTAATTCAAGCTTGGAACTTGGAGTTGGAAGCAACGGATTCGGAGGTGGCTTAAACACCGTTATCCCTACGACGCTGCCTTTAGGCCCTACTGATTATGGTAGCTCTCTGCCGGTGATGCCTCCGACAAAAGCAACTATGAACATCGCCCCAATTGAGAGATCACTTGAGAGATCTATGTATCTGGAGCTTGCATTAGCAGCAATGGACGAATTGGTGAAAATGGCACAGACCGACGAGGCCCTCTGGCTTAGGAGCTTCGAGGGTGGGAGAGAAATACTGAATCACGAGGAATATGTGAGAACTTTTAGCACTCCTTGCATCGGCATGAAGCCTAATGGCTTTGTAACTGAGGCCTCAAGGGAGACTGGTATGGTTATCATCAATAGTTTGGCTCTCGTCGAGACGTTAATGGATTCG AACAAATGGGCAGAGATGTTCCCATGTATAATTGCAAGAACCGCAACCACAGACGTGATATCAAATGGTATGGGAGGAACAAGGAACGGTGCCCTTCAGCTG ATGCATGCTGAGCTGCAAGTTCTATCGCCATTGGTTCCGGTAAGAGAGGTCAATTTCCTCCGGTTTTGCAAACAGCACGCAGAGGGCGTTTGGGCTGTTGTTGATGTGTCCATCGACACAATCCGTGAAACCTCCGGTGGCAGCCCAACGTACCCCAACTGCCGGAGGCTCCCCTCCGGCTGCGTTGTTCAAGACATGCCTAATGGCTATTCAAAG GTTACGTGGGTGGAACATGCTGAATATGATGAGAGTGTGGTTCACCATTTGTATAGGTCGTTGATAAGCGCTGGCATGGGCTTTGGTGCTCAACGGTGGGTGGCCACTCTCCAACGACAGTGCGAGTGTCTCGCCATCCTCATGTCGTCCAATGTGCCCACCAGAGATCATACTG CTATAACTGCCGGTGGGAGGAGGAGCATGTTGAAGCTAGCCCAGCGCATGACCAACAACTTCTTTGCGGGCGTCTGTGCCTCAACCGTTCACAAATGGAACAAACTTCGCACGGAGAATGTGGATGAGGATGTTCGTGTCATGACTAGGAAGAGTGTGGACGACCCTGGGGAGCCGCCAGGCATTGTACTGAGCGCCGCCACTTCTGTTTGGCTTCCGGTGACCCCTCAGAGGCTTTTTGATTTCCTCCGAAACGAACATTTGAGAAGTGAATGGGACATCCTCTCAAACGGTGGTCCGATGCAAGAGATGGCTCACATAGCCAAAGGCCAAGATCATGGAAATTGTGTTTCGCTCCTACGAGCAAGT GCCATGAACGCGAACCAGAGCAGCATGCTGATACTCCAGGAGACATGTATAGACGCGGCGGGGTCGCTTGTGGTGTACGCGCCAGTCGACATCCCGGCAATGCACGTGGTGATGAACGGTGGCGATTCCGCCTACGTGGCCCTGCTCCCGTCGGGATTCGCCATCGTGCCTGATGGGCCCGGGTCTCGAGGGGGTGATGATGGGCCCACCAGCAACGGCGGGCCGGGTCATAGGGTTAGCGGGTCGTTGCTGACCGTTGCGTTCCAAATCTTGGTGAACAGCTTGCCTACCGCCAAGCTCACAGTGGAATCGGTGGAGACCGTGAACAACCTGATATCATGCACCGTGCAGAAAATCAAGGCCGCTCTTCAATGTGAGAGCTGA
- the LOC105173189 gene encoding homeobox-leucine zipper protein ANTHOCYANINLESS 2 isoform X2 gives MNFGDFLDHNNSCGGGGARIVADLPYSNSSSNNNTIGTNPSGNINSNNDMPTGAIAQPRLVPQPLSTKPMFNSPGLSLALQTSMEGQGEMARMGENYETSNVGGRRSRDEEHESRSGSDNMEGASGDDQDASDKPPRKKRYHRHTPQQIQELEALFKECPHPDEKQRLELSKRLCLETRQVKFWFQNRRTQMKTQLERHENSILRQENDKLRAENMSMREAMRNPICTNCGGPAMIGEISLEEQHLRIENARLKDELDRVCALAGKFLGRPVSSLAAPPMPNSSLELGVGSNGFGGGLNTVIPTTLPLGPTDYGSSLPVMPPTKATMNIAPIERSLERSMYLELALAAMDELVKMAQTDEALWLRSFEGGREILNHEEYVRTFSTPCIGMKPNGFVTEASRETGMVIINSLALVETLMDSNKWAEMFPCIIARTATTDVISNGMGGTRNGALQLMHAELQVLSPLVPVREVNFLRFCKQHAEGVWAVVDVSIDTIRETSGGSPTYPNCRRLPSGCVVQDMPNGYSKVTWVEHAEYDESVVHHLYRSLISAGMGFGAQRWVATLQRQCECLAILMSSNVPTRDHTAITAGGRRSMLKLAQRMTNNFFAGVCASTVHKWNKLRTENVDEDVRVMTRKSVDDPGEPPGIVLSAATSVWLPVTPQRLFDFLRNEHLRSEWDILSNGGPMQEMAHIAKGQDHGNCVSLLRASAMNANQSSMLILQETCIDAAGSLVVYAPVDIPAMHVVMNGGDSAYVALLPSGFAIVPDGPGSRGGDDGPTSNGGPGHRVSGSLLTVAFQILVNSLPTAKLTVESVETVNNLISCTVQKIKAALQCES, from the exons atgaattttggGGATTTTCTTGATCATAACAATTCTTGTGGTGGTGGGGGTGCAAGAATTGTTGCCGACTTACCTTATAGCAACAGCAGCAGTAATAATAACACAATTGGTACAAATCCCAGTGGAAATATCAACAGCAACAACGATATGCCCACTGGTGCAATTGCTCAACCTCGCCTTGTTCCTCAGCCTCTCTCTACCAAGCCCATGTTCAACTCACCTGGCCTTTCTCTCGCTCTT CAAACGAGTATGGAGGGGCAAGGAGAGATGGCAAGAATGGGGGAGAATTACGAGACAAGTAATGTTGGTGGAAGAAGAAGCAGAGATGAAGAGCATGAGAGCAGATCTGGGAGTGATAACATGGAGGGTGCCTCTGGAGATGATCAAGATGCTTCAGATAAGCCTCCGAGGAAGAAAAGATACCACCGACACACCCCTCAGCAAATCCAAGAACTCGAAGC TCTGTTCAAAGAATGTCCCCATCCTGATGAAAAGCAAAGGTTAGAGCTCAGCAAGAGGCTATGCCTGGAGACTAGACAAGTCAAGTTCTGGTTTCAGAATAGAAGAACTCAGATGAAG ACACAACTCGAACGCCACGAGAACTCGATTCTCAGGCAAGAAAACGACAAGCTCCGAGCCGAAAACATGTCGATGAGGGAGGCCATGAGGAATCCCATCTGCACCAACTGCGGCGGCCCAGCCATGATCGGAGAAATATCCCTTGAGGAGCAACACCTCAGAATCGAGAACGCGAGGCTAAAAGACGAACTTGATCGTGTTTGTGCGCTTGCCGGCAAGTTTTTAGGCCGCCCCGTCTCGTCTTTGGCAGCCCCTCCGATGCCTAATTCAAGCTTGGAACTTGGAGTTGGAAGCAACGGATTCGGAGGTGGCTTAAACACCGTTATCCCTACGACGCTGCCTTTAGGCCCTACTGATTATGGTAGCTCTCTGCCGGTGATGCCTCCGACAAAAGCAACTATGAACATCGCCCCAATTGAGAGATCACTTGAGAGATCTATGTATCTGGAGCTTGCATTAGCAGCAATGGACGAATTGGTGAAAATGGCACAGACCGACGAGGCCCTCTGGCTTAGGAGCTTCGAGGGTGGGAGAGAAATACTGAATCACGAGGAATATGTGAGAACTTTTAGCACTCCTTGCATCGGCATGAAGCCTAATGGCTTTGTAACTGAGGCCTCAAGGGAGACTGGTATGGTTATCATCAATAGTTTGGCTCTCGTCGAGACGTTAATGGATTCG AACAAATGGGCAGAGATGTTCCCATGTATAATTGCAAGAACCGCAACCACAGACGTGATATCAAATGGTATGGGAGGAACAAGGAACGGTGCCCTTCAGCTG ATGCATGCTGAGCTGCAAGTTCTATCGCCATTGGTTCCGGTAAGAGAGGTCAATTTCCTCCGGTTTTGCAAACAGCACGCAGAGGGCGTTTGGGCTGTTGTTGATGTGTCCATCGACACAATCCGTGAAACCTCCGGTGGCAGCCCAACGTACCCCAACTGCCGGAGGCTCCCCTCCGGCTGCGTTGTTCAAGACATGCCTAATGGCTATTCAAAG GTTACGTGGGTGGAACATGCTGAATATGATGAGAGTGTGGTTCACCATTTGTATAGGTCGTTGATAAGCGCTGGCATGGGCTTTGGTGCTCAACGGTGGGTGGCCACTCTCCAACGACAGTGCGAGTGTCTCGCCATCCTCATGTCGTCCAATGTGCCCACCAGAGATCATACTG CTATAACTGCCGGTGGGAGGAGGAGCATGTTGAAGCTAGCCCAGCGCATGACCAACAACTTCTTTGCGGGCGTCTGTGCCTCAACCGTTCACAAATGGAACAAACTTCGCACGGAGAATGTGGATGAGGATGTTCGTGTCATGACTAGGAAGAGTGTGGACGACCCTGGGGAGCCGCCAGGCATTGTACTGAGCGCCGCCACTTCTGTTTGGCTTCCGGTGACCCCTCAGAGGCTTTTTGATTTCCTCCGAAACGAACATTTGAGAAGTGAATGGGACATCCTCTCAAACGGTGGTCCGATGCAAGAGATGGCTCACATAGCCAAAGGCCAAGATCATGGAAATTGTGTTTCGCTCCTACGAGCAAGT GCCATGAACGCGAACCAGAGCAGCATGCTGATACTCCAGGAGACATGTATAGACGCGGCGGGGTCGCTTGTGGTGTACGCGCCAGTCGACATCCCGGCAATGCACGTGGTGATGAACGGTGGCGATTCCGCCTACGTGGCCCTGCTCCCGTCGGGATTCGCCATCGTGCCTGATGGGCCCGGGTCTCGAGGGGGTGATGATGGGCCCACCAGCAACGGCGGGCCGGGTCATAGGGTTAGCGGGTCGTTGCTGACCGTTGCGTTCCAAATCTTGGTGAACAGCTTGCCTACCGCCAAGCTCACAGTGGAATCGGTGGAGACCGTGAACAACCTGATATCATGCACCGTGCAGAAAATCAAGGCCGCTCTTCAATGTGAGAGCTGA